The following coding sequences are from one Oncorhynchus nerka isolate Pitt River linkage group LG6, Oner_Uvic_2.0, whole genome shotgun sequence window:
- the LOC115130325 gene encoding dermatan-sulfate epimerase-like protein → MSWTMAKKWIGCYIFLLALLAVGMAFSGVFNASEKYIFTDDLVPLKLTQGKASEQRKLQSTDSHPNLYFNQVDVQLMRQRSSSTHSHIFKVIRAAVLTMLSNVPLYMPPAKHEEFTSKWNEIYGNNLPPLALYCLLCPEDSGALQFLMKFMDRMANYPDWKVTSAPNDEVPLAHSLTGFATAYDFIYSFLDEHRRDVYLKRIRSETEELYETSKYRGWGKQYLQNHQTTNILAILTGAIVVGAHEDPETMVWKQVSVNYMEKTMFLLNHVVDGSLDEGVAYGSYTAKSITQYVFLAQRHFNIDNTQNNWLREHFWFYYATLLPGFQRTVGIADSNYNWFYGPESQLVFLDTFVIRNGTGNWLAQQIRKHRPKDGPMGQSSAQRWTTLHTEYIWYNAHLTAQPPHGFGKARMHIFSNWGVVTYGAGLPNGQGNTFVSFKSGKLGGRAVYDIVHAKPYSWLDGWNSFNPGHEHPDQNSFTFAPNGQVFVSEALYGPKYSYLNNVLVFGPSPSSQCNAPWEGQLGECAKWLRWTDEGVGDAAGELIAASSHRDTMFVSGEAAPAYSPAMRLRSVYRALVLLNSQTLLVLDHVEKLDDSPITSQSAFFHNLDIDFKYVPYKFMDKYNGALMDVWDAHYKMFWFDSQGLSPDTRIQEAEQAAEFKKRWTQYVNVTFHMRGTVSRVAYVMHGPYVKVSNCRFLDSSKNGVRLSLVINNTEKIVSVVTNYKDIGTRLSYLGFGGYAKMEDRHQIIRYGLGTQLVPKQNTVDNQLFDFGFTVNVIAGVILCVAIVFLTLQRKFYVCFSRLMRYALFSVLILWIAALLFVSNTCDQLLCGVKWKGVSTDPEVSKQTRLYDQHRFALPTVVITTLPGSGSEILKNLFDNSSDFVYIRVPTEHVDIPETEFEFDSLVDACEWSRTDALRGRFKIIQGWLHSLVHNTKLHLQNIQLVESSRAKLPQRAPGPGSDRRKRTRRKEPAAELRGKMRGGLDRDAEYVREMRRHVSEYPNARVVLNMRSGSWGLKLPFLQEVVGPSLRTINVVRDPRAWIYLMLYNSKPSFYSLKNIPQHLSLIFKVDGNSSSTTDRCPVSAPEFRMIRRLLSHSEASAVLLLAHLWLAHTAAVLRVSGSLQAEAYLQVRFEDIVTFPQETAERIHRFLGVPVKPAALNQLMFTTSTNLYNLMYEGDISPANINIWRQNMPRKDIRLIEDTCGVVMKRLGYSRFIS, encoded by the coding sequence ATGTCTTGGACCATGGCAAAAAAGTGGATAGGGTGCTATATATTTTTACTGGCACTCTTGGCAGTGGGAATGGCCTTTTCGGGTGTATTCAATGCGTCCGAAAAATACATTTTCACGGATGATTTGGTGCCGCTCAAACTCACCCAGGGTAAAGCATCAGAGCAGCGAAAACTTCAATCTACCGATTCTCATCCCAACCTGTATTTCAACCAAGTTGATGTACAGCTTATGAGGCAAAGATCATCCAGCACACACAGCCACATTTTCAAAGTAATCAGAGCAGCGGTCCTGACCATGCTGTCCAATGTGCCCCTTTACATGCCCCCTGCAAAACATGAGGAGTTTACTAGCAAGTGGAATGAGATTTACGGGAACAACCTACCCCCCCTTGCTCTGTATTGCCTGCTGTGCCCAGAGGATTCAGGTGCCCTGCAGTTTCTCATGAAGTTTATGGATAGAATGGCAAATTACCCGGACTGGAAGGTGACCAGTGCTCCCAATGATGAGGTGCCCTTGGCACACTCACTTACTGGGTTTGCCACCGCATATGACTTTATTTACTCGTTCCTGGACGAGCACCGACGGGATGTTTACCTCAAGAGAATTCGCTCTGAGACAGAGGAGCTGTATGAAACATCTAAGTATAGGGGTTGGGGGAAGCAGTATCTCCAAAATCATCAAACCACTAATATATTAGCCATCTTGACTGGGGCTATTGTGGTCGGCGCCCATGAGGACCCAGAAACGATGGTTTGGAAACAGGTGTCAGTCAATTATATGGAGAAGACCATGTTTCTCCTAAACCACGTTGTAGACGGGTCACTAGATGAGGGCGTGGCATACGGGAGCTATACAGCCAAGTCGATCACTCAGTATGTTTTCTTAGCGCAACGTCATTTCAACATtgacaacacacagaacaactgGCTGCGGGAACACTTCTGGTTCTACTATGCCACTCTTCTGCCCGGCTTTCAGAGGACTGTGGGCATAGCCGACTCCAACTACAACTGGTTCTACGGCCCAGAGAGCCAGCTGGTGTTCCTAGACACATTTGTTATAAGAAACGGCACTGGGAACTGGCTAGCCCAGCAGATTAGAAAGCACAGGCCCAAAGATGGTCCCATGGGTCAGTCCTCTGCCCAGCGCTGGACTACCCTACACACTGAGTACATCTGGTACAATGCCCATCTCACTGCACAACCTCCCCATGGCTTTGGCAAAGCCAGGATGCATATTTTCTCCAACTGGGGTGTGGTGACGTACGGAGCTGGGCTGCCCAACGGTCAGGGAAACACATTTGTCTCCTTTAAATCCGGGAAGCTGGGTGGCCGTGCCGTGTATGACATCGTTCATGCAAAGCCCTATTCATGGCTGGACGGCTGGAATAGCTTCAACCCAGGCCACGAGCACCCGGACCAAAACTCCTTCACTTTTGCCCCTAACGGACAGGTATTTGTGTCTGAAGCACTTTACGGGCCTAAGTACAGTTATCTGAACAATGTGCTGGTGTTCGGACCCTCTCCCAGTAGCCAGTGTAACGCTCCATGGGAGGGCCAGCTGGGGGAGTGTGCTAAATGGCTGCGCTGGACAGATGAAGGGGTAGGGGATGCTGCTGGGGAGCTGATCGCTGCCTCctcccatagagacactatgttTGTAAGTGGGGAGGCAGCCCCAGCTTACTCTCCTGCCATGCGGCTGAGGAGTGTCTACAGGGCCCTTGTGCTGCTCAACTCCCAGACCTTGCTAGTACTGGACCATGTTGAGAAGCTGGACGATTCGCCCATCACCTCGCAGAGTGCGTTCTTCCACAACCTCGACATTGACTTCAAATATGTCCCCTATAAATTCATGGACAAGTACAATGGGGCGTTGATGGATGTGTGGGATGCTCATTATAAAATGTTCTGGTTTGACAGCCAGGGTCTCAGCCCAGATACTAGGATACAGGAGGCCGAGCAGGCTGCGGAGTTCAAAAAGAGGTGGACACAGTATGTTAACGTCACTTTCCACATGAGGGGCACAGTAAGCCGAGTGGCCTATGTGATGCATGGACCTTATGTCAAAGTGTCCAACTGTCGATTTCTGGACAGTAGCAAAAATGGTGTCAGACTATCTCTAGTTATAAACAACACAGAGAAAATAGTTTCAGTTGTTACAAACTATAAAGACATAGGAACAAGATTAAGTTATTTAGGATTTGGGGGTTATGCCAAAATGGAAGACAGACATCAGATCATTCGATATGGCCTGGGGACTCAACTGGTTCCGAAACAAAACACAGTGGACAATCAGCTGTTTGATTTTGGATTCACAGTCAATGTGATAGCGGGGGTGATACTTTGTGTTGCTATTGTTTTTTTGACCCTGCAGAGAAAGTTCTATGTGTGCTTCAGTAGACTGATGCGCTATGCTCTGTTCTCAGTGCTCATACTGTGGATAGCTGCGCTGTTGTTCGTGTCAAACACCTGCGATCAACTCCTATGTGGGGTCAAATGGAAAGGTGTCAGCACTGACCCAGAGGTCAGCAAACAAACCAGACTTTATGATCAACATCGCTTTGCCCTGCCAACCGTTGTCATAACGACCCTGCCTGGCTCAGGATCTGAAATACTTAAGAACCTTTTTGACAACAGCTCCGACTTTGTTTACATTCGTGTCCCCACGGAGCATGTAGACATTCCAGAGACCGAGTTCGAATTTGACTCGCTGGTTGATGCCTGTGAGTGGTCCAGAACGGACGCCCTGCGCGGACGCTTTAAAATCATCCAGGGCTGGCTGCATTCTCTGGTCCACAACACCAAGCTGCATTTGCAGAACATCCAGCTAGTGGAGAGTAGCAGGGCCAAGCTGCCCCAGAGAGCCCCAGGCCCCGGCAGtgacaggaggaagaggactagGAGGAAGGAGCCTGCCGCCGAGCTGAGGGGCAAGATGAGGGGCGGCCTTGATCGGGATGCTGAGTACGTCAGGGAGATGAGGCGCCACGTCAGTGAGTACCCCAATGCCCGCGTGGTCCTCAACATGAGGAGTGGAAGCTGGGGGCTCAAACTCCCCTTCCTTCAGGAGGTGGTGGGCCCGTCCCTGAGGACCATCAATGTAGTCAGAGACCCCCGGGCGTGGATCTATCTCATGCTCTATAACAGTAAACCCAGCTTTTACTCCCTTAAAAACATTCCTCAACACCTGTCCCTGATATTCAAGGTGGACGGTAACAGTAGCAGTACCACGGACAGGTGCCCAGTCTCAGCCCCTGAGTTCAGAATGATCCGGAGGCTCTTGTCCCACTCGGAGGCCAGCGCCGTCCTCCTGCTGGCTCACCTGTGGCTGGCACACACTGCTGCAGTGCTCCGGGTCAGTGGGAGCCTCCAGGCAGAGGCCTACCTCCAGGTGAGGTTTGAGGACATAGTCACTTTCCCCCAGGAGACAGCTGAAAGGATCCACAGGTTCCTGGGGGTGCCGGTCAAACCGGCGGCCCTCAACCAGCTCATGTTCACCACCTCCACAAACTTGTACAACCTGATGTAC